A single genomic interval of Sceloporus undulatus isolate JIND9_A2432 ecotype Alabama chromosome 2, SceUnd_v1.1, whole genome shotgun sequence harbors:
- the LOC121921769 gene encoding A.superbus venom factor 1-like codes for MMEGSLLYLVAALLVCFPTSSHSQLYSMVVPSVLWIESEEQIVVEAHGLTVATEVTVSVHDFPQKKNTLYQIKATLNRENGLMATPSIKVGMGWWLSRVPPSASKEIHLSGRSFLH; via the exons ATGATGGAGGGCTCCCTTCTCTATCTGGTGGCTGCCCTCCTGGTCTGTTTCCCGACTTCGTCCCACAGCCAACT CTACTCCATGGTTGTGCCTAGTGTCCTATGGATTGAGAGTGAAGAGCAGATTGTGGTGGAGGCTCATGGACTCACCGTTGCCACAGAGGTGACCGTCTCTGTCCATGATTTCCCACAGAAGAAGAACACTTTGTACCAGATCAAAGCTACCTTGAACCGAGAGAATGGCTTGATGGCAACTCCTTCCATAAAGGTGGGTATGGGGTGGTGGCTATCGAGGGTGCCACCCTCTGCAAGCAAAGAAATCCACTTATCTGGGAGGTCATTCCTTCATTGA